One genomic region from Leptolyngbyaceae cyanobacterium JSC-12 encodes:
- a CDS encoding protein involved in biosynthesis of mitomycin antibiotics/polyketide fumonisin (IMG reference gene:2510096845~PFAM: Phytanoyl-CoA dioxygenase (PhyH)), with amino-acid sequence MTLTKFPASEKDAIKNYYDSYGYVVVQGLLNHSKIQTLLAAYEQIKRSRLFVFFSQDTHLPIRPKLTPEGFIENSMLNPASLKLWRGFSQSVEHCLVDDAVIDVLGSLSGASGHVMMQNMFFDKSTGTIEHQDHYYLDSDPPGQMVAVWYALEDIHESAGCFFVLPGSHKGKVIERDNAANFSDHDAFVKSINALINEGGYEYRSFPLSKGDVLFWHPYTIHGAYNNQDPRFSRKSLTAHYYPAHLKPMYASAAPTVRRSVNPSVAILGSEFETYRCNVMHYVRAIANYIRGKGPDYDMRRTSYAEIQQ; translated from the coding sequence ATGACACTAACAAAGTTCCCCGCAAGTGAGAAGGACGCAATCAAAAATTATTACGACTCTTATGGCTATGTCGTGGTTCAAGGATTGCTCAATCACTCCAAAATTCAAACGCTTCTCGCAGCTTATGAGCAAATCAAACGGTCCAGGTTGTTTGTATTTTTCAGCCAGGATACTCATCTTCCCATTCGTCCTAAACTGACTCCAGAAGGCTTTATTGAGAATTCGATGTTGAATCCTGCGAGTTTGAAACTTTGGCGAGGGTTTTCTCAATCAGTGGAGCATTGCTTAGTTGATGACGCAGTAATTGATGTGCTGGGTTCTCTCTCAGGCGCTTCTGGCCATGTCATGATGCAAAACATGTTTTTTGATAAATCTACCGGAACTATTGAACACCAGGATCACTACTATTTAGATTCTGATCCTCCTGGACAGATGGTTGCCGTTTGGTATGCGCTGGAAGATATTCATGAAAGTGCAGGTTGCTTTTTTGTGCTTCCTGGTAGCCACAAAGGGAAAGTGATTGAACGGGATAATGCAGCTAATTTTTCAGATCATGATGCTTTTGTAAAATCCATTAATGCTTTGATTAATGAAGGGGGCTATGAATATCGCAGCTTTCCTTTGAGTAAAGGTGATGTACTCTTTTGGCACCCTTATACGATTCATGGAGCGTACAACAATCAGGATCCGCGGTTTAGCCGGAAGTCGTTAACAGCCCACTATTATCCTGCTCATCTGAAGCCAATGTATGCGAGTGCGGCTCCAACGGTGAGAAGGTCGGTGAATCCGAGTGTCGCAATTTTGGGAAGTGAGTTTGAAACCTATCGGTGTAACGTGATGCATTACGTAAGGGCGATCGCAAACTATATCCGAGGAAAAGGTCCCGATTACGATATGAGACGGACTAGCTATGCTGAGATTCAGCAATAG
- a CDS encoding glycosyltransferase (IMG reference gene:2510096844~PFAM: Glycosyl transferases group 1), translated as MNRVMTQQVPTASQPAPRVSLLLDNLEEGGVQRALINLAYGFVKQGLEVDIVLQQAKGPFLHQIPKGAKVVDLNAPRLRTSVPAFVNYLRQKQPNAILASLHFSTEVAIVAKRLARSNARVVVCEQGALGPLEKVRPPLQRPLEFLGLSPGRPTRLVRLFYPWADEVVAVSRGAAEDLARVANLPLERVQVIYNPVITPDFVEKANETVEHPWFRDNEIPVILSVGRLIDQNDFPTLIRGFAQVQKVVPARLVILGTGPDRPKLEALIGQLGLGEHVALLGHTQNPFKYMSRASVFVLSSIWEGLGNVLIEAMAAGAPIVATDCRSGPSEVLDGGRYGWLTPVGDSQAIAEAILEVLSGQAKKVEPQWLDQFRLETVTQQYIEVLGLASSIPAVTAERIC; from the coding sequence ATGAATCGAGTCATGACTCAGCAAGTTCCAACGGCTTCTCAACCTGCCCCTCGGGTCAGTTTGTTGCTTGACAATTTAGAGGAAGGCGGTGTTCAGCGGGCATTGATAAATTTAGCGTATGGTTTTGTGAAACAAGGTCTAGAAGTAGATATTGTTTTGCAGCAAGCCAAAGGTCCTTTTTTACATCAAATCCCAAAGGGAGCAAAGGTTGTTGATCTGAATGCTCCTCGGCTACGAACCAGTGTTCCCGCGTTTGTTAACTATCTGCGCCAAAAGCAGCCAAATGCTATTCTTGCGAGTTTGCACTTTAGTACTGAGGTTGCGATCGTGGCGAAGCGCCTAGCGAGATCTAATGCTAGGGTCGTGGTTTGTGAGCAGGGTGCTCTCGGTCCTCTAGAGAAGGTGCGTCCGCCGCTGCAACGTCCGTTGGAGTTTTTAGGATTGTCGCCTGGTCGTCCAACACGATTAGTGAGACTCTTTTATCCCTGGGCTGACGAAGTTGTTGCAGTTTCGCGGGGTGCGGCAGAAGATTTAGCGCGAGTTGCTAATTTACCGTTAGAACGGGTTCAGGTCATCTATAATCCGGTGATCACACCTGATTTTGTCGAGAAAGCTAATGAAACTGTGGAGCATCCCTGGTTTAGAGACAATGAGATCCCGGTAATTCTTTCGGTTGGTCGGCTAATTGATCAAAATGATTTCCCAACCCTGATTCGAGGGTTCGCTCAAGTACAGAAAGTGGTTCCTGCTCGGTTGGTAATTTTAGGGACGGGACCTGACAGACCAAAGTTAGAAGCCTTGATTGGGCAACTGGGTTTAGGCGAGCACGTAGCATTGTTGGGGCATACTCAAAACCCCTTTAAGTATATGAGTCGTGCGTCTGTATTTGTTTTATCTTCAATTTGGGAAGGGTTGGGGAATGTTTTAATTGAGGCAATGGCGGCTGGAGCACCAATTGTTGCGACAGATTGTAGAAGTGGTCCATCAGAAGTGTTGGATGGTGGTCGGTATGGTTGGTTAACCCCTGTTGGGGATAGTCAGGCGATCGCAGAAGCGATCTTAGAGGTTTTGTCAGGTCAGGCTAAAAAAGTTGAGCCTCAATGGTTGGATCAATTTAGGCTGGAAACAGTTACCCAACAGTACATTGAGGTTTTAGGTTTAGCCTCATCTATTCCCGCAGTGACCGCAGAGAGGATCTGCTAA